A single bacterium DNA region contains:
- a CDS encoding thiamine pyrophosphate-dependent enzyme — translation MPKHQMIMPDDVRRAGFVEFQPIPVNQYNKTVKDEVKQYGKDELKRIQRDMVVIRGFETMLNEIKLQGAYKGIAYNHRGPAHLSIGQESAAVGQAYLLDVDDHIYGSHRSHGEILAKSLSAIQKLDDDTLLKIMKTFFDGACLRVVEKGFNGSVKELAIDFLLYGALAEIFGRDAGFNKGMGGSMHAFFTPFGVYPNNAIVGGSGDISVGAALFKKVNRRPGVVVCNIGDASAACGPVWEGLCFATMDQFKELWDGAHKGGLPLIMNFFNNFYGMGGQPVGETMGFKVLARLGAGIRPDQLHAERVDGFNPLAVIDAIRRKKEILARGDGPVLLDTITYRYSGHSPSDASSYRDKSEIEAWQKIDPLVTFADQLVKAKAATEGELKTMQEQVDGLIFKAYQKAVDLTISPRSDLKKKGSLLEQTMFSNQRVEKMSDATPDTLMALADNPRVKQLAGRSRSAFDEAGNRLSKSRCVVFRDALFEAIIHRFYTDPTLVAYGEENRDWGGAFAVYRGLTEALPYHRLFNSPIAEAAIVGTAVGYGLEGGRALVELMYCDFMGRAGDELFNQLSKWQSMSGGVLKMPVTVRVSVGSKYGAQHSQDWVALVAHIPGLKIAFPASPYDAKGLMNSALVGTDPVIFFESQRIYDIPEEFHKGGVPADYYEIPFGEPDVKKAGKDLTILTIGATLYRALEAAKTLEEKFGMSCEVIDARSVVPFNYEKVIESVKKTRRILLASDACERGSFLHTMANKISQFAFDELDAPPVVVGARNWITPQDEVEDAFFPFECDIIDAVHEHIQPLKGYTVSRDCSNQDLMRRSQLGI, via the coding sequence ATGCCTAAACATCAGATGATCATGCCGGACGACGTGCGCCGGGCCGGGTTTGTCGAGTTCCAACCGATTCCCGTGAACCAATACAACAAGACGGTCAAGGACGAGGTGAAGCAGTACGGGAAGGATGAACTGAAACGCATCCAACGCGACATGGTCGTCATCCGCGGCTTCGAGACGATGTTGAACGAGATCAAGCTGCAGGGCGCCTACAAGGGCATTGCCTATAATCACCGCGGGCCGGCCCATCTCTCCATCGGGCAGGAATCCGCCGCCGTCGGGCAGGCCTATCTGCTCGATGTGGATGACCACATTTACGGCAGCCATCGCAGCCACGGCGAAATTCTGGCGAAGAGCCTGTCGGCGATCCAGAAACTGGACGATGACACGCTGCTGAAGATCATGAAGACGTTTTTTGACGGCGCCTGTCTCCGCGTGGTGGAGAAGGGCTTTAATGGCAGCGTCAAGGAACTCGCCATTGACTTCCTGCTGTACGGAGCCCTCGCCGAGATCTTCGGACGCGACGCCGGCTTCAACAAGGGCATGGGGGGCTCCATGCACGCCTTCTTCACCCCGTTCGGCGTCTATCCCAACAACGCCATCGTGGGCGGCTCGGGTGACATCTCGGTGGGCGCTGCCCTCTTCAAGAAGGTGAACCGCCGGCCCGGCGTTGTGGTCTGCAATATCGGCGATGCCTCCGCCGCCTGCGGCCCGGTCTGGGAAGGACTCTGCTTCGCCACGATGGATCAGTTCAAGGAACTCTGGGACGGTGCCCACAAGGGCGGTCTGCCACTGATCATGAATTTCTTCAACAACTTCTACGGGATGGGTGGCCAGCCGGTGGGCGAAACCATGGGCTTCAAGGTCCTGGCCCGTCTCGGCGCCGGCATCCGGCCTGACCAGCTCCACGCCGAACGCGTGGACGGCTTCAATCCCCTGGCCGTGATCGACGCCATCCGGCGTAAAAAAGAGATCCTGGCCCGCGGCGACGGCCCGGTCCTGCTCGATACGATCACCTACCGCTACAGCGGCCATTCGCCCTCCGACGCCAGCTCCTACCGTGATAAATCGGAAATTGAAGCGTGGCAGAAGATCGACCCGCTCGTGACCTTTGCCGACCAGCTCGTCAAAGCCAAGGCCGCCACCGAGGGCGAACTCAAGACCATGCAGGAGCAGGTGGACGGACTGATCTTCAAGGCGTACCAGAAGGCGGTTGACCTGACGATCTCCCCGCGCTCCGACCTGAAGAAAAAGGGAAGCCTGCTGGAGCAGACCATGTTCTCCAACCAACGCGTGGAAAAAATGTCGGACGCGACACCTGACACCCTCATGGCGCTGGCGGACAATCCCCGCGTCAAGCAACTGGCCGGGCGCAGCCGTTCGGCGTTTGATGAAGCCGGGAACCGGCTGTCGAAGAGCCGCTGCGTCGTGTTCCGCGACGCGCTGTTCGAGGCGATCATCCACCGCTTCTACACCGATCCGACGCTCGTCGCCTATGGCGAGGAAAACCGGGACTGGGGTGGCGCCTTTGCCGTGTATCGCGGCCTCACCGAGGCGCTGCCGTATCACCGGCTGTTCAATTCGCCCATCGCGGAAGCCGCGATTGTCGGAACCGCGGTCGGCTATGGCCTGGAAGGCGGCCGTGCCCTGGTCGAGTTGATGTACTGCGACTTCATGGGCCGCGCAGGTGACGAACTGTTCAACCAGTTGTCCAAATGGCAGTCCATGTCCGGCGGCGTGCTCAAAATGCCCGTGACGGTCCGTGTTTCCGTTGGCTCCAAATACGGGGCGCAACACAGTCAGGATTGGGTGGCATTGGTCGCGCACATCCCCGGCCTCAAGATTGCCTTCCCGGCGTCACCCTATGACGCCAAGGGATTGATGAACTCGGCCCTGGTGGGTACCGACCCGGTGATTTTCTTCGAGAGTCAGCGCATCTATGACATTCCCGAGGAGTTCCACAAGGGCGGGGTGCCGGCGGATTACTACGAAATCCCGTTCGGCGAGCCGGATGTCAAGAAGGCCGGGAAAGACCTGACGATCCTGACGATCGGTGCCACGCTCTACCGGGCGCTGGAAGCCGCGAAAACACTGGAAGAGAAGTTCGGGATGTCCTGCGAGGTGATTGACGCCCGCTCGGTGGTCCCGTTCAACTACGAGAAGGTGATCGAGTCGGTGAAAAAGACACGCCGGATCCTGCTGGCCAGCGATGCCTGCGAGCGGGGCAGTTTCCTGCATACCATGGCGAACAAGATCAGCCAGTTCGCGTTTGATGAACTGGATGCCCCGCCCGTGGTGGTGGGCGCCCGCAACTGGATCACCCCGCAGGATGAGGTGGAGGATGCCTTCTTCCCGTTTGAGTGTGATATCATTGACGCGGTCCATGAACACATCCAGCCGC
- a CDS encoding 2-oxo acid dehydrogenase subunit E2, translating into MFEVQMPQAGQSMEEGTIVRWLKNEGDKVQAKDILFEVETDKAVVEVEAGHDGILRKIIIPVGQMVPIRTKVGLIGEANEPIPAEGGAAASVSPSPAVAPAPAAATGGTMTDVLMPQAGQSMEEGTIVRWLKSEGDKVQAKEILLEVETDKAVVEVEAGHEGTLRKILVQAGTTVPIRTRIALIGDAHAAIPADVAAQSVAPVASAVPRAAMSVPVVTAPVVTPASGPVKASPAARKIAGERGIDLASVGTGSGPSGRITSRDLPAQAVPASNAGGTPSVSSSAPAAAPAAVTGQASRRRLTPMRKAVARNLLASKQNIPHFYMQMTVNAVPMAELQKSEKSKYQCSLNDFVTKACAKAVREFPAFRSRIENDEMVEFNDVNIGIAVGMDEGLVVPVILRADTLSIKELASETRRLAQSAKTGKIENMGKGVFTITNLGMFGIEQFTAIVNPPEAAILAVGAMRETVVVQDGAMWAGKVMTVTLSADHRVVDGLPAAKFMARLRELLETPAQLV; encoded by the coding sequence ATGTTTGAAGTCCAAATGCCTCAGGCCGGTCAATCCATGGAAGAAGGAACCATCGTCCGGTGGCTCAAGAACGAAGGCGATAAGGTTCAGGCCAAGGATATTCTTTTCGAGGTGGAAACCGACAAGGCCGTAGTGGAGGTGGAAGCCGGGCATGACGGAATCCTGCGGAAAATCATTATCCCGGTGGGTCAAATGGTCCCCATCCGTACCAAAGTGGGCTTGATTGGCGAGGCCAATGAACCGATTCCTGCCGAGGGCGGCGCTGCCGCATCCGTTTCCCCATCCCCTGCGGTTGCGCCCGCGCCTGCCGCTGCAACAGGCGGGACGATGACGGATGTGCTGATGCCCCAGGCCGGGCAATCGATGGAAGAGGGGACCATTGTCCGTTGGTTGAAGAGTGAGGGAGACAAGGTTCAGGCCAAGGAGATTCTGCTCGAAGTGGAGACGGATAAAGCGGTGGTGGAAGTCGAGGCCGGGCATGAGGGCACGCTTCGTAAAATTCTGGTTCAAGCCGGTACCACGGTGCCGATCCGCACGCGCATCGCCTTGATCGGGGATGCTCATGCGGCCATTCCGGCCGATGTCGCCGCCCAGTCCGTTGCGCCGGTGGCTTCCGCTGTGCCCAGGGCGGCCATGTCCGTGCCGGTCGTTACGGCACCCGTTGTGACGCCGGCCTCCGGTCCGGTTAAAGCCTCACCGGCCGCCCGCAAGATCGCCGGAGAGCGCGGGATTGATCTCGCCTCGGTCGGGACCGGTTCCGGCCCCAGTGGCCGTATCACATCACGCGACCTTCCTGCCCAGGCGGTACCTGCTTCCAACGCTGGCGGGACGCCCTCTGTGTCGTCCTCCGCCCCTGCGGCGGCCCCTGCCGCCGTGACGGGCCAGGCGTCGCGCCGCCGGTTGACCCCGATGCGCAAGGCAGTCGCCCGTAACTTGCTGGCCTCAAAGCAGAATATTCCCCATTTCTATATGCAGATGACGGTCAATGCCGTGCCGATGGCCGAGTTGCAGAAGTCGGAAAAGAGTAAGTATCAATGCTCGCTCAACGACTTTGTGACCAAGGCGTGCGCCAAGGCGGTCCGGGAATTCCCCGCCTTCCGTAGTCGGATTGAAAATGATGAGATGGTGGAGTTCAACGACGTCAACATCGGGATTGCGGTGGGGATGGATGAAGGGCTGGTGGTTCCGGTGATCCTGCGGGCGGATACGCTGTCCATCAAGGAGTTGGCCTCTGAAACGCGGCGTCTGGCCCAATCTGCCAAAACCGGCAAGATCGAAAATATGGGCAAGGGCGTCTTCACCATCACCAATCTCGGGATGTTCGGCATCGAGCAGTTTACGGCCATTGTGAACCCCCCTGAAGCGGCTATTCTGGCGGTGGGGGCCATGCGGGAAACCGTGGTGGTGCAGGATGGCGCGATGTGGGCGGGTAAGGTGATGACGGTGACCCTGAGCGCCGATCACCGGGTGGTGGATGGACTGCCGGCGGCAAAATTCATGGCCCGGTTGAGGGAGTTGCTGGAGACCCCGGCGCAGTTGGTGTAA
- a CDS encoding DeoR/GlpR family DNA-binding transcription regulator — MANIDTVFTKREHLAVVYSGKQRKEYILERIYRNGHVLVKDLATEMAISEATVRRDLKTMADAQEVELIYGGATLKRHADFSFRSKNIRNIEAKRKVGELAVTLIHDGDQIFLDSGTTTFQMAGLLKGKRSLSVIANSIRLAEELSQIPDVNFIMLGGQYRADRMDTIGPLAMEAMEQLRGYRAFIGADGVGMDFGLAASDIESSHLYRLAVRHARETILVLDHTKFESPSLYKIVGWDAISTVVTDQMPTPEWQNFFKDKNVSLVTPEVTKENSEFRIQNPE; from the coding sequence ATGGCAAATATTGACACAGTTTTCACGAAAAGGGAGCATTTAGCCGTGGTTTACTCAGGAAAACAGCGAAAAGAGTACATTTTGGAGCGGATCTACCGGAACGGTCATGTTCTGGTTAAAGATCTGGCCACCGAAATGGCTATTTCCGAGGCGACCGTACGGCGCGACCTGAAGACGATGGCGGATGCGCAGGAAGTGGAACTGATCTACGGCGGTGCCACCCTGAAACGCCATGCTGATTTTTCATTCCGATCGAAAAACATCCGGAATATTGAAGCCAAGCGCAAAGTGGGTGAACTGGCCGTCACCCTGATTCATGATGGCGACCAGATTTTCCTCGATTCAGGAACCACCACGTTCCAGATGGCAGGCCTGTTGAAAGGCAAGCGCAGTTTGTCCGTAATCGCCAATTCCATCCGACTGGCCGAGGAATTGTCGCAAATCCCGGACGTCAATTTCATCATGCTTGGCGGCCAATACCGGGCGGACCGCATGGACACCATCGGCCCCCTGGCCATGGAGGCCATGGAACAATTGCGCGGCTATCGGGCCTTTATCGGGGCCGACGGAGTGGGCATGGATTTCGGACTGGCGGCGAGCGATATCGAAAGCTCACATCTCTACCGGCTCGCGGTCCGCCATGCACGGGAAACGATCCTGGTCCTGGACCATACCAAATTCGAATCGCCCTCTCTCTATAAGATTGTAGGCTGGGATGCGATCTCCACCGTGGTGACGGATCAAATGCCCACGCCCGAGTGGCAGAATTTCTTTAAAGATAAGAACGTGTCGTTGGTGACGCCAGAAGTGACAAAAGAGAATTCAGAATTCAGAATCCAGAATCCAGAATAA
- the lpdA gene encoding dihydrolipoyl dehydrogenase, with protein MSKHFDMVVLGAGPGGYVAALKAAQMGATVAIVEQGHLGGTCLNVGCIPSKALLASAELIHSIRGAASMGVKVAGEVTFDWPAIQARKDKVLQTLRGGIKSLLAARKATFIQGRGKLNGPGKITIETKSGTEEITAAKIILAVGSIPARIPGWPTDPERVCTSDESLHWKTLPVRLLIVGGGVIGCEFACMMREFGVEVSVVELMPRLLPELDESLGEPLQKAFTKRGIQCFTGTKVETLTVGDTVKAVLSNGQTVEADRVLLSIGRRPNTADIGLETVGLTTDRGFVRVDDHMETPVKGIYCIGDANGRCLLAHAASAQGVAAVENAMGHAHAFTSPIPSAVYTFPEIGAVGLTQAQAKKAGIPIAIGLFPLAALGKAIAVGHTEGFVKVLRHRETGELLGVHMLGHNATECIASAGAMLHKKVTVQELAEVVFAHPTIGESVKEAAEDALGMALHLPPRKVLRVAAG; from the coding sequence ATGAGCAAACACTTTGACATGGTCGTTTTGGGCGCCGGTCCCGGCGGGTATGTGGCCGCCTTGAAAGCCGCCCAAATGGGGGCAACGGTTGCGATTGTGGAACAGGGCCATCTCGGGGGAACCTGTCTGAACGTGGGGTGCATTCCCTCCAAGGCGCTGCTGGCGTCCGCGGAATTGATTCATTCCATCCGCGGCGCGGCGTCGATGGGGGTCAAGGTCGCGGGCGAGGTGACCTTTGACTGGCCGGCGATCCAGGCCCGCAAGGACAAGGTTCTGCAAACCCTGCGGGGAGGCATCAAGTCCCTGCTGGCGGCGCGGAAAGCCACCTTCATCCAGGGGCGCGGAAAGCTGAATGGGCCGGGTAAAATCACCATTGAAACCAAGTCCGGTACTGAAGAGATCACCGCCGCCAAAATTATCCTGGCCGTGGGTTCCATTCCGGCGCGGATTCCCGGTTGGCCCACCGATCCCGAGCGGGTCTGCACCAGTGACGAATCCCTGCACTGGAAGACCCTCCCGGTCCGCCTCCTGATTGTCGGCGGGGGCGTGATCGGCTGTGAGTTTGCCTGTATGATGCGTGAATTCGGCGTAGAGGTGTCGGTCGTTGAACTGATGCCCCGGCTTCTGCCCGAACTGGATGAAAGTCTGGGCGAGCCCCTCCAGAAGGCTTTTACCAAGCGTGGCATCCAATGTTTCACCGGCACCAAGGTCGAGACGTTGACGGTGGGTGACACGGTCAAGGCCGTGCTCAGCAATGGGCAGACGGTGGAGGCCGACCGCGTCCTGCTCTCCATCGGGCGCCGCCCCAATACCGCCGACATCGGGCTGGAAACCGTCGGCTTGACTACGGACCGTGGTTTTGTCCGGGTGGATGATCATATGGAAACCCCCGTGAAAGGCATCTACTGCATCGGGGATGCCAATGGCCGCTGTCTGCTTGCCCATGCCGCTTCGGCACAGGGGGTGGCCGCTGTGGAGAATGCCATGGGCCATGCCCACGCGTTCACGTCGCCGATTCCTTCGGCGGTGTATACGTTCCCGGAAATCGGTGCGGTGGGACTGACGCAGGCCCAGGCCAAAAAGGCCGGCATTCCGATTGCCATTGGTCTGTTCCCTCTGGCGGCCTTGGGCAAGGCGATTGCGGTCGGTCACACCGAAGGCTTTGTCAAAGTGCTCCGTCACCGGGAGACCGGCGAACTGCTGGGCGTTCACATGTTGGGGCACAATGCCACCGAGTGTATCGCGTCGGCAGGGGCCATGCTTCATAAGAAGGT